The following proteins are co-located in the Takifugu flavidus isolate HTHZ2018 chromosome 16, ASM371156v2, whole genome shotgun sequence genome:
- the atp10d gene encoding probable phospholipid-transporting ATPase VD isoform X1 — translation MERFHWVQYRCRQLLQGDSRRGWYSAAERLPSPWPSHGRGSRGSNAERRTVYGRNRPQLLEYSNSSKNYKGNGIRTTKYSLLTFIPMNLFQQFHRAANLYFVFLALLNWVPAVEAFQKEITMIPILVVLVVIAIKDALEDYRRYLSDKKVNNNKVKVFCIKEKAYVKQCWKDVRVGDFVQLSCNEIIPADMLLLYSSDPRGVCYIETANLDGETNLKQKQVVLDLQVQGDSMNLDSFHSRIECEKPNHDLSSFRGYIEHPDGRRVGLHNGNLLLRSCTIRNTENVVGIVIYAGHETKAMMNNSGPRCKCSLLERRLNTDILWCVVLLIVMCLTAAIGHGLWVRNLNQPLFETSLDTSPALAGFHVFWTMIIVLQVLIPISLYVSIEIVKLGQIYFIHNDQDLYNEQLDASIQCRALNITEDLGQIQYLFSDKTGTLTENKMVFSRCSIYGVDYPHEDNARRLDVYEDQSELVGCSTTLRSRCSRKSLSCRSLSCNQNSLSLNTLGAESDDDDDEQLPSPVQARTSAFSSRVAKEVLPDPELLRKLSWLQSTALTPKDGFGASLSNMELVYVTDFFLALSICNSVVVSSPYQSQHVVPETQTPRRFVLQHLGFPPFSSIYPPGVRGSPRSFATRLFSLGRTGSFPLSTPSDYTADRSQASPCEDQQSADGWAQKDLKCGGDRRDDGETEEGKGKKINPEGTRQEVVDDNELLYEAESPDEAALVHAAHVYGFTLRGRSADHVLVDLPGIGSVVVQLLHILPFDSNRRRMSVVVRHPLSGQVVVYTKGADSVIMDLSENPKDLSQDQEVHHHIREQTQKHLDSYARDGLRTLCIAKKVLEEREYEQWLKRHLLAESSIENQEELLQDSAKSLETNLTLLGTTGILDRLQEEVPETIEALQRAGIKLWVLTGDKMETAINIAYASKLLRPIDQLLTVNCDSKDACAALLEELKLKVQHGAVGYTEGSTAECHKDLSPAFVLVVDGSTLDWALQEELKDDLLELSCGCKAVICCRSTPLQKSQVVRFIRDKLGVMTLAVGDGANDVSMIQVANVGIGICGQEGMQAVMSSDFAISRFKHLRKLLLVHGHWCYSRLANMILYFIYKNVMFVNLLFWYQFFCGFSGSVMSNSWVLILFNLVFTSAPPLIYSILDQDIPAETLLKLPELYRAVEKYKVSVPSMFWITVLDAFYQSIVCFFVPYFALAGSDVSVLSFGSPINSSALLIILLHQVLESHTLTWIHVLVLLLSFVSYFGFVLFFSLFCVTCSPPTNPLGVETLQMSQPMFYIICILTTVTALIPRILCRALYNTLHPNAAQNKEVEVDNYRQRIQQWNEKNVGVSR, via the exons ATGGAGAGGTTCCACTGGGTGCAGTATCGCTGCCGGCAGCTGTTGCAGGGCGATTCAAGACGTGGCTGGTACTCTGCAGCTGAGAGGCTCCCCAGCCCATGGCCATCCCATGGCCGAGGCTCGCGAGGGAGCAATGCTGAACGGAGAACCGTTTATGGCCGCAACAGACCCCAACTCCTGGAGtacagtaacagcagtaaaaacTACAAGGGCAACGGTATCCGCACCACCAAGTACAGCTTATTGACTTTCATCCCGATGAACCTGTTTCAGCAGTTTCACAG gGCAGCTAATCTCTACTTTGTGTTCTTGGCTTTACTGAACTGGGTCCCAGCTGTGGAAGCTTTCCAGAAGGAAATAACGATGATCCCAATACTGGTGGTTCTTGTTGTCATCGCCATCAAAGATGCCCTGGAAGATTACAGGCGCTACTTGTCTGACAAGaaggtcaacaacaacaaagtgaaAGTGTTCTGCAT TAAGGAGAAGGCCTATGTCAAGCAGTGCTGGAAAGATGTGCGCGTCGGAGACTTTGTCCAATTGTCCTGTAATGAAATCATTCCTGCTGATATGCTCCTACTTTATTCCTCTGACCCTCGTGGGGTCTGTTACATTGAAACTGCCAACTTGGATGGAGAGACCAAcctgaaacaaaaacaggtgGTCTTAGACCTGCAAGTTCAG GGAGATAGCATGAATCTTGACAGCTTCCACAGCAGGATTGAATGTGAGAAACCCAACCAtgacctcagcagcttcagGGGTTACAT AGAGCACCCAGATGGCCGTCGTGTTGGCCTACATAATGGCAATCTTTTGCTGAGGAGCTGCACCATCCGCAATACTGAGAATGTTGTGGGCATTGTGATTTATGCAG GCCATGAAACCAAAGCTATGATGAACAACAGTGGGCCGAGATGCAAGTGCAGTTTGTTGGAGCGGCGCCTGAACACTGATATTCTGTGGTGTGTTGTCCTTCTCATCGTCATGTGTTTGACTGCTGCTATAG GTCATGGACTCTGGGTGCGGAACCTAAATCAACCTCTGTTCGAGACCAGCTTGGACACATCACCTGCCCTCGCTGGCTTTCATGTATTCTGGACTATGATCATTGTACTTCAG GTGCTGATCCCCATCTCTCTCTATGTGTCCATTGAGATTGTGAAACTGGGGCAGATCTACTTCATCCACAATGACCAAGACCTGTACAATGAGCAGCTAGACGCCAGTATTCAGTGCCGGGCTCTCAACATCACTGAGGATCTCGGTCAGATCCAGTACCTGTTTTCTGATAAGACTGGAACACTAACGGAGAACAAAATGGTGTTCAGCCGCTGCAGTATCTATGGCGTTGATTATCCTCATGAGGACAATG CTCGCAGGTTGGATGTGTATGAGGACCAGAGTGAGCTGGTGGGTTGCTCCACAACTCTGAGATCACGATGCAGCAGAAAGTCTCTGAGTTGTCGCTCACTCAGCTGCAACCAAAACTCTCTGTCTCTAAACACACTTGGAGCAGagtcagatgatgatgatgatgagcagctGCCAAGTCCCGTCCAGGCCAGAACCAGTGCCTTCAGCAGCCGTGTG GCAAAGGAggtgctgccagaccctgagCTGCTCCGTAAGCTGAGCTGGCTTCAGTCTACTGCACTGACACCAAAGGATGGTTTTGGTGCGTCTCTGTCCAACATGGAGCTGGTCTACGTAACTGACTTCTTTTTGGCTCTGTCCATCTGCAACAGCGTTGTGGTCTCTTCACCCTACCAGTCACAACATGTG GTTCCTGAAACCCAAACTCCTCGAAGGTTCGTGTTGCAGCACCTCGGCTTCCCTCCATTCTCGTCTATCTACCCCCCTGGTGTTAGAGGCAGCCCTCGCAGTTTTGCCACCAGATTGTTTTCTCTGGGAAGGACAggctccttccccctctccacACCATCTGATTACACTGCAGATAGATCCCAAGCAAGCCCATGTGAAGACCAGCAATCAGCTGATGGGTGGGCCCAGAAAGACTTAAAATGTGGAGGAGATAGAAGAgatgatggagagacagaagaggggaAGGGTAAAAAGATCAATCCTGAAGGCActagacaggaagtggtggacGACAATGAGCTCCTTTATGAGGCAGAAAGCCCCGATGAAGCAGCTCTGGTCCATGCTGCCCATGTGTATGGCTTTACGCTGAGGGGCCGATCGGCGGACCATGTGCTGGTAGACCTCCCTGGAATTGGTTCTGTGGTGGTTCAACTGCTCCACATTCTGCCCTTTGACTCCAATCGCAGGAGAATGTCAGTGGTTGTCCGCCACCCGCTGTCAGGGCAGGTGGTGGTTTACACCAAGGGAGCAGATTCGGTCATcatggacctgagtgagaacccgAAAG ATTTAAGTCAGGATCAGGAGGTCCACCATCATATCCGGGAACAAACCCAAAAGCATTTAGATAGTTATGCCAGAGATGGACTGCGTACACTCTGCATTGCTAAAAAG GTTCTAGAGGAACGTGAGTATGAGCAGTGGTTGAAGAGACATCTGTTGGCTGAGAGCAGCATAGAAAACCAAGAGGAGTTGCTACAGGACTCGGCCAAGAGCCTAGAGACCAACCTGACCCTGCTGG GCACCACGGGGATACTGGACAGACTACAGGAAGAGGTTCCAGAGACCATAGAAGCTCTCCAGAGAGCTGGGATCAAGCTGTGGGTCCTTACAGGAGATAAGATGGAGACAGCCATCAACATTGCTTATGCCTCCAAACTACTGCGTCCCATTGACCAGCTGCTAACAGTGAATTGTGACAGCAAG gATGCCTGTGCAGCTttactagaggagctgaagttGAAAGTGCAGCATGGAGCTGTCGGCTACACCGAAGGAAGTACAGCAGAGTGTCACAAGGATTTGTCCCCGGCATTTGTCCTGGTTGTAGATGGCAGTACACTGGACTGggccctgcaggaggagctgaaggacgacttgctggagctcagctgtggctgcaaagCTGTCATTTGCTGCCGATCCACGCCCCTTCAGAAGAGCCAGGTGGTGCGTTTCATCAGGGACAAACTGGGGGTCATGACCTTGGCTGTGG GTGATGGAGCCAACGATGTGAGCATGATTCAAGTGGCTAATGTGGGCATTGGGATATGTGGTCAAGAGGGGATGCAG GCTGTGATGTCCAGCGACTTTGCCATTTCCAGGTTTAAACAtctcaggaagctgctgctggtacATGGTCATTGGTGCTACTCACGTCTTGCCAACATGATCCTCTACTTTATCTACAAGAACGTG ATGTTTGTCAATCTGCTGTTCTGGTATCAGTTCTTCTGCGGTTTCTCAGGGAGCGTCATGAGCAACTCATGGGTGCTCATTCTGTTCAACTTGGTCTTCACATCTGCCCCGCCTCTCATCTACAGCATCCTGGACCAGGACATCCCTGCAGAGACTCTGCTAAAGCTGCCTGAGCTCTACAGAGCTGTAGAAAAGTACAAG gtctCTGTTCCTTCCATGTTCTGGATCACAGTCCTTGATGCCTTTTACCAAAGCATAGTGTGTTTCTTCGTACCTTATTTT GCTCTGGCTGGATCAGATGTCTCCGTACTGTCCTTTGGTTCTCCCATCAACTCCTCAGCTCTCCTTATCATCCTGTTGCATCAAGTTTTAGAAAGTCACACTCTG ACATGGATTCAtgtgctggtgttgctgctcaGTTTTGTGTCGTACTTTGGATTTGTGctgttcttcagtctgttctgcGTGACCTGCAGTCCCCCAACCAACCCTCTGGGGGTGGAAACCCTGCAGATGTCTCAGCCCATGTTTTACATCATCTGCATCCTCACCACGGTCACTGCACTCATCCCCAG GATATTGTGTCGAGCTCTGTACAACACTTTACACCCAAATGCTGCTCAAAATAAGGAAGTGGAAGTTGACAACTACCGCCAAAGAATTCAACAGTGGAACGAGAAAAATGTTGGAGTCAGCAGATGA
- the atp10d gene encoding probable phospholipid-transporting ATPase VD isoform X3, whose translation MVIKEKAYVKQCWKDVRVGDFVQLSCNEIIPADMLLLYSSDPRGVCYIETANLDGETNLKQKQVVLDLQVQGDSMNLDSFHSRIECEKPNHDLSSFRGYIEHPDGRRVGLHNGNLLLRSCTIRNTENVVGIVIYAGHETKAMMNNSGPRCKCSLLERRLNTDILWCVVLLIVMCLTAAIGHGLWVRNLNQPLFETSLDTSPALAGFHVFWTMIIVLQVLIPISLYVSIEIVKLGQIYFIHNDQDLYNEQLDASIQCRALNITEDLGQIQYLFSDKTGTLTENKMVFSRCSIYGVDYPHEDNARRLDVYEDQSELVGCSTTLRSRCSRKSLSCRSLSCNQNSLSLNTLGAESDDDDDEQLPSPVQARTSAFSSRVAKEVLPDPELLRKLSWLQSTALTPKDGFGASLSNMELVYVTDFFLALSICNSVVVSSPYQSQHVVPETQTPRRFVLQHLGFPPFSSIYPPGVRGSPRSFATRLFSLGRTGSFPLSTPSDYTADRSQASPCEDQQSADGWAQKDLKCGGDRRDDGETEEGKGKKINPEGTRQEVVDDNELLYEAESPDEAALVHAAHVYGFTLRGRSADHVLVDLPGIGSVVVQLLHILPFDSNRRRMSVVVRHPLSGQVVVYTKGADSVIMDLSENPKDLSQDQEVHHHIREQTQKHLDSYARDGLRTLCIAKKVLEEREYEQWLKRHLLAESSIENQEELLQDSAKSLETNLTLLGTTGILDRLQEEVPETIEALQRAGIKLWVLTGDKMETAINIAYASKLLRPIDQLLTVNCDSKDACAALLEELKLKVQHGAVGYTEGSTAECHKDLSPAFVLVVDGSTLDWALQEELKDDLLELSCGCKAVICCRSTPLQKSQVVRFIRDKLGVMTLAVGDGANDVSMIQVANVGIGICGQEGMQAVMSSDFAISRFKHLRKLLLVHGHWCYSRLANMILYFIYKNVMFVNLLFWYQFFCGFSGSVMSNSWVLILFNLVFTSAPPLIYSILDQDIPAETLLKLPELYRAVEKYKVSVPSMFWITVLDAFYQSIVCFFVPYFALAGSDVSVLSFGSPINSSALLIILLHQVLESHTLTWIHVLVLLLSFVSYFGFVLFFSLFCVTCSPPTNPLGVETLQMSQPMFYIICILTTVTALIPRILCRALYNTLHPNAAQNKEVEVDNYRQRIQQWNEKNVGVSR comes from the exons ATGGTTAT TAAGGAGAAGGCCTATGTCAAGCAGTGCTGGAAAGATGTGCGCGTCGGAGACTTTGTCCAATTGTCCTGTAATGAAATCATTCCTGCTGATATGCTCCTACTTTATTCCTCTGACCCTCGTGGGGTCTGTTACATTGAAACTGCCAACTTGGATGGAGAGACCAAcctgaaacaaaaacaggtgGTCTTAGACCTGCAAGTTCAG GGAGATAGCATGAATCTTGACAGCTTCCACAGCAGGATTGAATGTGAGAAACCCAACCAtgacctcagcagcttcagGGGTTACAT AGAGCACCCAGATGGCCGTCGTGTTGGCCTACATAATGGCAATCTTTTGCTGAGGAGCTGCACCATCCGCAATACTGAGAATGTTGTGGGCATTGTGATTTATGCAG GCCATGAAACCAAAGCTATGATGAACAACAGTGGGCCGAGATGCAAGTGCAGTTTGTTGGAGCGGCGCCTGAACACTGATATTCTGTGGTGTGTTGTCCTTCTCATCGTCATGTGTTTGACTGCTGCTATAG GTCATGGACTCTGGGTGCGGAACCTAAATCAACCTCTGTTCGAGACCAGCTTGGACACATCACCTGCCCTCGCTGGCTTTCATGTATTCTGGACTATGATCATTGTACTTCAG GTGCTGATCCCCATCTCTCTCTATGTGTCCATTGAGATTGTGAAACTGGGGCAGATCTACTTCATCCACAATGACCAAGACCTGTACAATGAGCAGCTAGACGCCAGTATTCAGTGCCGGGCTCTCAACATCACTGAGGATCTCGGTCAGATCCAGTACCTGTTTTCTGATAAGACTGGAACACTAACGGAGAACAAAATGGTGTTCAGCCGCTGCAGTATCTATGGCGTTGATTATCCTCATGAGGACAATG CTCGCAGGTTGGATGTGTATGAGGACCAGAGTGAGCTGGTGGGTTGCTCCACAACTCTGAGATCACGATGCAGCAGAAAGTCTCTGAGTTGTCGCTCACTCAGCTGCAACCAAAACTCTCTGTCTCTAAACACACTTGGAGCAGagtcagatgatgatgatgatgagcagctGCCAAGTCCCGTCCAGGCCAGAACCAGTGCCTTCAGCAGCCGTGTG GCAAAGGAggtgctgccagaccctgagCTGCTCCGTAAGCTGAGCTGGCTTCAGTCTACTGCACTGACACCAAAGGATGGTTTTGGTGCGTCTCTGTCCAACATGGAGCTGGTCTACGTAACTGACTTCTTTTTGGCTCTGTCCATCTGCAACAGCGTTGTGGTCTCTTCACCCTACCAGTCACAACATGTG GTTCCTGAAACCCAAACTCCTCGAAGGTTCGTGTTGCAGCACCTCGGCTTCCCTCCATTCTCGTCTATCTACCCCCCTGGTGTTAGAGGCAGCCCTCGCAGTTTTGCCACCAGATTGTTTTCTCTGGGAAGGACAggctccttccccctctccacACCATCTGATTACACTGCAGATAGATCCCAAGCAAGCCCATGTGAAGACCAGCAATCAGCTGATGGGTGGGCCCAGAAAGACTTAAAATGTGGAGGAGATAGAAGAgatgatggagagacagaagaggggaAGGGTAAAAAGATCAATCCTGAAGGCActagacaggaagtggtggacGACAATGAGCTCCTTTATGAGGCAGAAAGCCCCGATGAAGCAGCTCTGGTCCATGCTGCCCATGTGTATGGCTTTACGCTGAGGGGCCGATCGGCGGACCATGTGCTGGTAGACCTCCCTGGAATTGGTTCTGTGGTGGTTCAACTGCTCCACATTCTGCCCTTTGACTCCAATCGCAGGAGAATGTCAGTGGTTGTCCGCCACCCGCTGTCAGGGCAGGTGGTGGTTTACACCAAGGGAGCAGATTCGGTCATcatggacctgagtgagaacccgAAAG ATTTAAGTCAGGATCAGGAGGTCCACCATCATATCCGGGAACAAACCCAAAAGCATTTAGATAGTTATGCCAGAGATGGACTGCGTACACTCTGCATTGCTAAAAAG GTTCTAGAGGAACGTGAGTATGAGCAGTGGTTGAAGAGACATCTGTTGGCTGAGAGCAGCATAGAAAACCAAGAGGAGTTGCTACAGGACTCGGCCAAGAGCCTAGAGACCAACCTGACCCTGCTGG GCACCACGGGGATACTGGACAGACTACAGGAAGAGGTTCCAGAGACCATAGAAGCTCTCCAGAGAGCTGGGATCAAGCTGTGGGTCCTTACAGGAGATAAGATGGAGACAGCCATCAACATTGCTTATGCCTCCAAACTACTGCGTCCCATTGACCAGCTGCTAACAGTGAATTGTGACAGCAAG gATGCCTGTGCAGCTttactagaggagctgaagttGAAAGTGCAGCATGGAGCTGTCGGCTACACCGAAGGAAGTACAGCAGAGTGTCACAAGGATTTGTCCCCGGCATTTGTCCTGGTTGTAGATGGCAGTACACTGGACTGggccctgcaggaggagctgaaggacgacttgctggagctcagctgtggctgcaaagCTGTCATTTGCTGCCGATCCACGCCCCTTCAGAAGAGCCAGGTGGTGCGTTTCATCAGGGACAAACTGGGGGTCATGACCTTGGCTGTGG GTGATGGAGCCAACGATGTGAGCATGATTCAAGTGGCTAATGTGGGCATTGGGATATGTGGTCAAGAGGGGATGCAG GCTGTGATGTCCAGCGACTTTGCCATTTCCAGGTTTAAACAtctcaggaagctgctgctggtacATGGTCATTGGTGCTACTCACGTCTTGCCAACATGATCCTCTACTTTATCTACAAGAACGTG ATGTTTGTCAATCTGCTGTTCTGGTATCAGTTCTTCTGCGGTTTCTCAGGGAGCGTCATGAGCAACTCATGGGTGCTCATTCTGTTCAACTTGGTCTTCACATCTGCCCCGCCTCTCATCTACAGCATCCTGGACCAGGACATCCCTGCAGAGACTCTGCTAAAGCTGCCTGAGCTCTACAGAGCTGTAGAAAAGTACAAG gtctCTGTTCCTTCCATGTTCTGGATCACAGTCCTTGATGCCTTTTACCAAAGCATAGTGTGTTTCTTCGTACCTTATTTT GCTCTGGCTGGATCAGATGTCTCCGTACTGTCCTTTGGTTCTCCCATCAACTCCTCAGCTCTCCTTATCATCCTGTTGCATCAAGTTTTAGAAAGTCACACTCTG ACATGGATTCAtgtgctggtgttgctgctcaGTTTTGTGTCGTACTTTGGATTTGTGctgttcttcagtctgttctgcGTGACCTGCAGTCCCCCAACCAACCCTCTGGGGGTGGAAACCCTGCAGATGTCTCAGCCCATGTTTTACATCATCTGCATCCTCACCACGGTCACTGCACTCATCCCCAG GATATTGTGTCGAGCTCTGTACAACACTTTACACCCAAATGCTGCTCAAAATAAGGAAGTGGAAGTTGACAACTACCGCCAAAGAATTCAACAGTGGAACGAGAAAAATGTTGGAGTCAGCAGATGA